Proteins encoded within one genomic window of Hevea brasiliensis isolate MT/VB/25A 57/8 chromosome 8, ASM3005281v1, whole genome shotgun sequence:
- the LOC110657067 gene encoding probable pectate lyase 13 codes for MLQTICILLICLSTSSLLFIRATSFNLSLPHQHPDPEAVAHDVQRRVDASISIRQLLPTQEKDKCQTGNPIDDCWRCDANWANNRQRLADCVIGFGQGALGGRGGQIYIVTDSSDRDPTNPTPGTLRYGVIQDEPLWIIFFTSMTIKLKHELIFNSYKTIDGRGANVHITGNGCITLQYVSHIIIHNIHVHNCKPSGNTNIASSPTHVGYRGRSDGDGISIFGSQKIWIDHCTLSYCTDGLIDAIMGSTGITISNNYFSHHDEVMLLGHDDKYVLDSGMQVTIAFNRFGEALVQRMPRCRRGYIHVVNNDFTYWEMYAIGGSGNPTINSQGNRYIAPADPNAKEVTKRVDTEEGEWTDWNWRTDGDIMVNGAFFVPSGAGLSAQYAKASSVEPKSAGLINQLTMNAGVFGDPRDNNGGMSNSGNGYGTSTSTGSAGSGGDGDYFGMIFGSGAPPPTSTSTIFLSLVIILILYTCMVANHGAILSFPLS; via the exons ATGCTTCAAACCATCTGCATTCTCTTAATTTGCCTCTCTACTTCTTCCCTTCTCTTTATTAGAGCTACTTCCTTCAATCTCTCCCTTCCCCACCAACACCCTGATCCTGAAGCTGTTGCACATGATGTTCAAAG GAGAGTCGATGCATCTATATCAATACGGCAACTTTTGCCGACCCAAGAAAAGGACAAATGCCAAACTGGAAACCCAATCGACGACTGCTGGCGTTGCGATGCCAATTGGGCCAACAACCGCCAACGCTTAGCCGACTGCGTCATAGGCTTCGGCCAGGGTGCATTAGGCGGCAGAGGAGGCCAGATCTACATAGTCACCGACTCCTCGGACCGTGACCCCACCAACCCAACTCCGGGAACCCTCCGTTACGGCGTCATCCAAGACGAACCCCTCTGGATTATCTTCTTCACTAGCATGACCATCAAGCTCAAACACGAACTCATATTCAATAGCTACAAAACCATCGACGGCCGTGGAGCTAACGTCCACATTACTGGCAATGGGTGCATAACACTCCAGTACGTGTCCCACATTATTATCCACAACATCCACGTCCACAATTGCAAGCCCTCGGGCAACACTAACATAGCATCATCACCAACGCACGTTGGATATAGAGGAAGATCGGACGGTGATGGAATCTCCATCTTTGGGTCCCAGAAAATATGGATTGATCACTGCACTCTATCGTATTGTACAGATGGTTTGATTGATGCTATAATGGGGTCCACTGGAATCACAATATCAAACAACTATTTTTCTCATCATGATGAGGTGATGCTGTTAGGGCACGATGATAAATACGTTTTGGACTCCGGAATGCAGGTGACTATAGCTTTTAACCGATTCGGTGAGGCGCTGGTGCAGCGTATGCCTCGGTGTAGACGCGGGTATATACACGTGGTAAACAATGATTTCACGTACTGGGAGATGTATGCAATCGGCGGTAGCGGTAACCCTACCATTAATAGTCAGGGTAATCGGTACATTGCACCGGCTGATCCTAATGCCAAAGAG GTGACAAAGCGCGTGGACACGGAGGAAGGCGAGTGGACAGATTGGAATTGGAGAACAGATGGGGACATAATGGTAAATGGAGCATTCTTTGTCCCATCAGGGGCTGGGTTGAGCGCCCAGTATGCAAAAGCGTCTAGCGTGGAGCCCAAATCTGCTGGGTTAATCAACCAACTCACCATGAACGCTGGTGTCTTTGGTGATCCCAG GGACAATAATGGGGGCATGTCAAATTCAGGCAACGGCTACGGGACCAGCACCAGCACGGGTAGTGCTGGGTCCGGCGGTGATGGAGACTACTTCGGAATGATATTCGGTAGCGGCGCTCCACCACCCACTTCTACTAGCACAATCTTTTTGTCTCttgtaattattttaatattgtacACTTGTATGGTAGCCAACCATGGTGCCATATTATCATTTCCATTATCATGA